The following is a genomic window from Bubalus bubalis isolate 160015118507 breed Murrah chromosome 19, NDDB_SH_1, whole genome shotgun sequence.
atggactgcagcctaccaggctcctccgtccatgggattttccaggcaagagtactggagtggggtgccattgccttctcctgcccctTATATACCAAGGGGCAAATAAGGATACAAGAAGGTTAGAGTGTGggtaaaacacaaataaatcacttgtattatttttcccattgaaGAAAAAGATATATGGGCAAACTGAAGcaattcattaaaataattttaaaatcataaaataaaaaaaatttaaaatcatccACATGACCCTCCCTTGCACAGAGAATGGAGTGGAGTGTTAACTTTACAAATTGAATAAGCCCTTGCTGACTAACCTTAGTATGTAATTTCTTCAACCACTGTCTTGTGGACTGCTCTCTTCTTCAAATCAGTTTCTTATTCTTGTCAGGTTTTTGCCCCAGTTCAGGGTTAGGATTTATATGAGAATTTGGGGCTGGAGGTCTCCAGCCCTCAAGAGAATGTTCTGTCTCACTTGCTTTGACCCAGTGGCTGAGTCGGGGGTGGTGGACTGAAGCTACCTTCAGGATCCCAGGACACGGACACTTGATAGTTGGCAGCTCATTCCTGACACCATATATTTTGGGCAAAGCTTTGCTGGGCTCCAGAAGGACAACTGTACTCTGGTTTTGTCCCTTCAGTTCCTGGATCACCCCATGGATTTTCATTGTCCTCACTAGACATTGAGAGAGTGCTTCTCTCATTTCTGGGTTATCCATAGGTGACACAGGGGGTgatttctgttgctgttgttaacACACTGTATGGAAAATCTTTTCTATAAGATACAAAATGCTAAGAGGATTTCTTTTCTTGCAGGAACGggatttattaaaaacatttaaaattccagTAGACACTTTAATTACATACCTAATGACCCTGGAAGATCATTACCACGCTGATGTGGCCTACCACAATAATATTCACGCTGCAGATGTCGTCCAGTCAACGCACGTGCTGTTGTCTACACCTGCTTTAGAGGTACACTTGGTCTCTAAACCTTCGAGGACATTAACTTGCCACTCACAGTGGTTCTTTAGCTTTCATACTGAAGGGCATGCAGGGCAAACAACAATTGGCTTCCTGGAAATATTATTAAGTTGGGAGGGGGATGTCATTGTGGTAATTAAACAGCTGAGTCTTTGATGAATTTGTCTTTGATAATAATCAAAGACTTAGGGATTCATCTGTTTATGATATTGCATCTTTGAAATGATCTAGTGAACATTCCATAAAGCACACCTGGATTACTCAGTTTTGATTAGTTTGGGGCTTCTTGGGAATTTAGTCTGatgaattttttgtttataatccaaagatgattatttttataaaatagaagCTATGCATTGATACTTTTCATAGAACTCACTAGAAAGAAACATATCTTTAATGTCACCAAATCCTGTGAAGTTGTTccattaaatgtttattaaagcaATTTGATTTCCTTAATCATTTGGGAGAGTGACTCTCTTTTGCTAATGTACTTTATAGTTCAGATTGTTTCATTATAAAACTAGGTTAATACCTTATTGTTTGAGTGAGAGGCTCTCAACTGGGGGTGATTTTCCCTTTACTCTTACTccccccctcctcccagggacaTCTGGCAATACTGGAGAAATTTTTGGCTGTCACAATTTGGGGGTGCATTCTACTGGCATCTCATCAGTAGAGGCCAGGGGCCCTGCTAAACACCTCGCAACACACAGGATAGCCTCCCACAGCAAAGACCTATCTGCACAACAAAGACTTATCTGACTGCAGATGTTGGTTTCTCTGAGATTGAGAGTCCCTGttttgaatggaagaaaataattgctcGTGTCAttaattttatgtacattttcagAATATCCTTGAACAtcttaaatagttttaaaataagttattatTAAAACTATTGGCAGAtatcctttttaaatatttttaaaatataaccatGGAAAAGGTGTGATCTTGAATTATAATAAGATCAGATAAAATATTTCCTCCAAGATTACATTTAAAAAGGCCATGAGGATCTCATTTTCTGAAAGTCTGCCATCCTGaaatatgataataatatattttgaagcttcattttgttttccatcaGAGTCTGGGAAGGCATTTCCCATTCCTATGTACCTTTAATTTATATTACTATAGAATAGTAACTTTATCTAATATTGTCTGGGTTCTTTCAGGCTGTGTTTACAGATTTGGAGATTCTTGCAGCAATTTTTGCCAGTGCAATCCATGACGTTGATCATCCTGGTGTGTCCAATCAGTTTCTGATCAATACAAGTAAGTGAAGTGAAACGTCTTCATTTTTGCAgaaaaaatgttcctttttacATTTTAGAGTGACTGAGGGTTTTTATAAGTATAGGGTGTTTCCAGAGTCATGTTCTTTTgagatgtgtatatatgcattatagTGACTGCACATTAATGTTATATAGCTCTAAAAAATTACTGTTCTAGCCCATGAGGCATATGATGTTTGAAAAAACATGCATTCCAGTACTTCTCTTGAAATACTATATTACCACATTAGTAGACAGAGCAATTGAAAGCGAAAGTTTGCAGAAAGATTTAGGTATATTGctcctaaagttttttttttggagggagggATGGGTGCGGGcgctgtgcttggtctttgttgcagctcacaagctttctctggttgtggcatgtggtctGTCTGGTTGCGGCATACAgatttagttgccctgtggcatgtgtgatcttagtttgctgaccagggattaaatccatgtCCCTTgcgttggtaggtggattcttaaccactggaccaccagggaaatcctaccctcagagttttaaataaaagaagttaTCAGGATGCATGTTAAAGTCCTCATTTTATGTAGGTTGTGACGTAATCCTCTTCAGAGGCTGTAACTCCTTCCCCTCTCCACCatgttctttcctcttcccatTTTAAATCTCATGCTGAGGCAGTATGAAGTTCTGTTTTGacatactgtttctttttttctttaaatattttttaaccattgatttttttctcactgGTGACATTTTGTAAAATGAGTCATCAATGGATTTGGAAAGAACGCACAGAAGAGACTGTTCGGTGTGGGACACCTCTTAACACACAGTTGCACTGCAAACCCCTGTAGGGAATATTAGTAGTGTTTGGGTGAGGCTTTTGGCAAAGAGATTGTTTTACAGAAATCCTGTTCTTTCTGTgctcttagtcactcagtagtgtctgactctttgtgacgcccaTGGACTGggacccgccaggcttctctgtccatggggattctccattgaaccagggtctcctgcattgcagggggtttctttgccagctgagctaccagggaagcccattctctcTGTACTTGAAGTTAATtggtaaataatttaaatgtaccATTATATAATTCCCTCCCAGCACAGTAGATTAATGTTATAAAAGTCACTTTtgtatgtgaaaaaataaaaagctcttaTTTTTTACTATCTGTTAAGaatctgtctttgctttttactgAGTTGTGGAAAACAGCTCCTATAGTGTCTGTTCCTCCACCATTCATTCCCAATACTTTGCTGCAGCCAGATTTAAAGGGGAAGTTTAAATATAGCCTTGCTTTGAGAGATTCAGATCTTTtggcttatttatatatttgtatatttttaatagcCTCTGGACTACCCTATAACAAAATGCACTTTGGTGACTCACTCATGTGTAGGAGAATTGGGAAAGTCATAGGTTTCCAAAAATGGATGGATAGTCAGTGCATTTCATGTCTTAGCTACCTTTTGAGAGCCTATAATAGGGTGTTTTCAGGAGTCAACAAAACATTACTGTATATCAACACATGAGTTTACATTGTCTCCTAGGTTAGGGTTGATTGTGTCCTTTCTGTTAGAACAGGAAGATCATATAGTAAAATGTACACTGGCAATTTTTTATTATCCTGGACTGATTCATTATTTTGCTTCTTAGGTATATCttgatatttttaacaaatacatataaattttgtCTTAACTCTTGCCATTAAGAAAGGtaggcttttttctttaaattaataacACCAATATTCAGACTTAAGTGTTTTATTTGCATCCTATTATACTAAATATTGTATCTTCCCATATTATAACATTAGAATTAAGAATTgagaacaaattaaaacaactgaTAATAAAGTCACTGTCTTCCAAGTATTCTGTtaaatttttcaggaaaaatgaGGACCAACTCTTCTTTATTATGGACCCTCCAAGGGCAGATGGGCCTAGGCTGGCAGCAGGGTACCCGTGGAGTCTGCAGTTCAAGCTAGCAAAGCCTCAGTCCACAGATGAATCTCATGCCCTTTAAAGTTTGAGACAACTGAGAATAAATAATGGAGACAGTAGGGGGTAATTATACACACAGGACAGTGGCCAAGGGTGTCTAAGGTCGTTTTACTGATGACCTGCCTGAGGTAGAAGGATTATAGCCTGCGCTTCTGGAGGCActttgttcatcagtgatgttgtgCCCATCTCCTTTCTGTGGGGTCTCAGCCACACAGGGCAGTCAGCAGTTCCCAGGCCAGCTTTGGATTGCTGATATTTTCTTGAGGGTGGGGTGAGATAGGGCTGTGTAATGCCTGAGAGAATGAATCAGTATCATCTGGTAGATGAAAGTTATCCCAGGGTTGATCAGAGCCCCAGGGCATTATGAGAATTATTGCCTTAGTTAGCTTttaattgggcttccccggtggctcagacggtgaagaatctgcctgcaatacaggagacccgggttctttcgatccctgggtcaggaagatcaagCCAGAAAGCATTTTGTTTCAGAGCTCAGAAGAGGCTTAGTAGCCTCTAACACAAGTTAAGTTTTAGTTTTCACAACATGTtttaaagtgaaagggaagtgagtgaagtcactcagttgtgtctgactctttgcgacccgtggactgtagcccaccaagctcctccgtccatgggattctccaggcaagtacactggagtgggctgccatttccttctccaggggatctttctgacccagggatcgaacccaggtctcccacattgcaggcagacgctttaacctctgcaccaccagggaagcccttaaatacaagaatacagtctcaGAAAAGGAGAGTCTCACTAATGACTGCAAACTTGCAATAAACAGCTGTATGAAATACTGTATCAGAATTATGTGATTATTTTTAGTTTACAGTAAACTCTTTTTATAGACAttaaatttgtgttttctctttcttttgtggaTGGATTGAGTGGCTCAAACTAGCACACTCTCAGCTCCTAGCCTGGAGCTGGGGCTGCCATCTTGTCCAAAGCTAAAagttgaacctgtgtttcttgtaaTAAAGACTTCTAATCATCAGATCAGACCTCCCATAGATGGGAGGTCACTTGTCCAATTTTAAGGAGACTGCATGGCTCACCAGGGCAGAAGGGCACTTGGGCTCACCTGGCTGATTCCCAGGCCAAATACCCCTCTGCTTCTCAGTTGTGGTGATAGTTTTCATTAACCATTCcggttgtgttagttttaggcaCCCGGTGATTTAATATTAATGACACATACACTCCTTGTAAACATTCTGAAGGTTGTGAAAACAGAGCGATCATTTCTACCTGGCAGAGGCTTTAAGCTTTTATAAATGATTTAGGGGAGTGGAGGATTCTGAATAGGATGTAAGGAAGTTGAAATTCCAGGTGAGAAGCTGCATAAATCTTTTTCAAGGACAATACTAtgtaaataaatctataaaatgtaaatagcATCATAATGTGTTGAATAGAGCACATTAGAggatatttatctttaaaaagataaatatttttgaagcatTATTTTTTGAAACAATAAAGCAGTGTCAGCATATATATAGCATTAAATTTTACTTGGAAAACAagtaaaatttctgtttttagcGAATCTGCCTAGGTGTGGGGGAGAAAGGTTTCCTCATACATTTGAACACATTAGTCATCTATTCAAATCATATGACTTTTGAAGCAGAGACATTTTACTGTATGAAGGTAGAGCTGGACCTGGTGATAGTACATACTCTTTATTTCACTGATCTCATTGATAAACAAGCTTTCCATCACTATATTTGTAGCTTATATATAGAACGTTATTTTTCTGCATAAATGTAAAATCATAGGATCTCAGTGAAAGTGTGTCTTGAATCTCACGTCTCCTTCCTAGCTTCTTTAAAATAGTCATTGAGCAGTATTGAGTGtttctttcttagaaaataatgtatattttccaCACAAGTCAAAAGAAAGATCCAATACATGTGTTAGTTTTTACAGTGGCTTAAGTGGAAACAAGATaaagcaccattttttttttttaatgactacttTAATAGACCTGAGTCTGCTATTTACAGGAACTAGGAAAGAGGTAGGATttctcattgcaaaaaaaaaaaaaaaaaaccagaggtCCAGGACAGTCATGGGGGAGCAGCTGAATCTTCACCTTGGAGTTATGTAGACAGCTCAAAACCTGGCTCCATGTGAAACTCTCAGTGTGCATCTTGGATGTGCAACATACATGTTTATAGTGGTTGCCAAGACacttggacaaggaaatggaaaaatgaacaaagctaTCCTGTGAACAAAACAAGTACAAGCATGAACAGACCCTGATATTGTTCGTATGTTCCAAGCTAGTCTTGTACCCTCTTGGCATACAAATTACTCTAAGGCACATGATCTTTACATTACATAAAAGATTGGATAGATAGTCCACCTTTATCAGGAATACAACATCTTCTGTTCTGGATGTGTTACAGATGTTAGGAATGATGTTTTCTACTGCTGAGCTTATGGAGCTGCCTTTAGCAGATCTGGAAAGGAGGTTCAGGGTAATCTCACCTAACTCTTCTTTCCCTTTAGAACAGAAGAAGGCGAAGCCTCAGTGTGAACTGACGTATCATTTGCCAAGAGTGTTAAGCCCACTCTCAAGATTCTAGGGCTCTTCATGGTTACACTAACTCATAGACTGTCTTCTAGGTGTTGTCATGTCATGGGAATGCAAGTAGAAACATTTAGGAGAAATTGCTTCCTAAAACCCCAGAGATctcagaatatgaaaaataagataaacttAGCATAAATGGCTTTGTTGACCTTCTACCTCTTATCTTTCTTTCAAGACTCTGAACTTGCCTTGATGTACAATGATTCTTCTGTCCTGGAGAACCATCATTTGGCCGTGGGCTTTAAGTTGCTTCAGGAAGAAAACTGTGACATTTTCCAGAATTTgaccaaaaagcaaagacaatCATTAAGGAAGATGGTCATTGACATTGTGAGTAActgataaaaagcaaaaaagagaacTGTGATCtatgatgtttttttaaaaaaagaaaaagatgacaaTCAAATAAAAGTTTCTTGTACATTTCAAGATATTGCTGCCCTTTCTGTCCCAGAGGCTGGCCTTGCTGCTGGCAGTGATGCTCTGCTGCTAACAGTCTGGAGTTAAGAATAATGCAAAAACCTCTGTCAGCAGAAGTGCCATGCAGAAACATCCGTGACATTCGTCTTTTCTCTATGCATTTTTCATGAGACACAGGGAAATCTCTGGTTATCAGAAACTTTATCTGTTCAGCTTTGTACATGCAGAGAAATGGAGACATTACATGTCTTAGATAAGCAGAAAATTAACCAGAATATTGTTTCTAAAGTATTCTGTAAGCAACCTGTGAATCACTCCACTGTAGTCCAGTAACCACTTTCTagtccaagaaattaaaaaacttcAAAATGTGATGATGTCTTATCCAGAGAAATAGCCCTTTTTATCACCATGAGAGTGGCTGCTAGTGATTAATGTGTCTGTATATTGTACACATTTATCTGAGCTTCCAGGAAACTTGACAGCAAAGAGGAGTAGATTCTGGCCCAAGAAGTAGTAAAGGATTCCCACACAGGGCTATTAGATGACAGAattgttctccatttcttctcatgTTCTCCATGATATTTTCATGTGCAAATTATGACTTTTTTCCTCTGGGCATTTTTTACTTATTAGAACACTGTTTGTCTTTTAAGGTACTTGCCACAGACATGTCAAAGCACATGAATCTACTGGCCGATTTGAAAACTATGGTTGAAACTAAGAAAGTGACGAGTTCTGGAGTTCTTCTTCTTGATAATTATTCTGATAGGATCCAGGTAAAGCATTTGACTttgttctgtgtctgtgtgtacacacttgtgtctgtgtgtctagCTTAGATAGGATTTATGTTTCCTTTCTCCAGCTTATAATTTTGGTAGTTATAAGCAGGATTTTTATCCAGATTCTTCATCCTGAGAATTAACCAGACAAAATACTATTGGCCTTTACAAGTGGAAGAgcgttaaaaaaaataatatcccACAAAACCAACCACTTAAGCAACTCTGAATTTAATGAAGTGAGCATGTAAACAGTTTCTCTCATGATACCTAGATGCGGTAGAAGTGGCATACTTTGGGACTATTAATACAAGTGTgaaccacacacagacacatcatGGTCGAGCCGTCTGGAACGACTCTTACACAACATGTATTCTTAAGCGCCACAGTCACCTGATGTgaatttccagtttaaaaaaaaggagcgGGTGCTAAACAGAGCATGCACTGGTTTGTTTTAGGTCCTTCAGAACATGGTGCATTGTGCCGACCTGAGCAACCCCACCAAGCCTCTCCAGCTGTACCGCCAGTGGACGGACCGCATCATGGAGGAGTTCTTCCGCCAAGGGGACCGAGAGAGGGAGCGGGGCATGGAGATAAGCCCCATGTGTGACAAGCACAACGCATCTGTGGAAAAATCACAGGTGATGCCTTAAGCTTTCAGAGAGAACACAGATAGGTAGAACGTTTGGTTACTTTGTTTGCACTTTGTTAAATCTTTTATTGGGTGATCTTAATTACTTTCTTTCTGACGAGCTCAATTCCCACTTCGTGTTTGCAAGCCTCAAAATTCTTTGATTCTTAGGATGTATATCCGTATGGTCATATATCTATTCATAGAACAGTATATTTATTCATTGTAACTCGATTTATATAGCATATTCACATGTGTAGAATTATTTCAACTACCTCTTCTCATAAGTGAATAAAGTTCTTTGAATCCATATGGAATACATGGCATTATTTCGGTGTATCTGGATCCACCTGTAAAtggacctgtggcggattcattttgatatttggcaaaactaatacagttatgtaaagtttaaaaataaaataaaattaaaaaaataaataaataaaataaaattaaaaaaatatatattaaaaaaaaaaaaaaaaaaaaaggacttttctAAAATCAAGTCCAAGCCTCAAACCAAGCAAGGTAAACAAGCAGAGGTTTTTTACATCACAAACCTGCTCTTGGACTCAGAATTCTAAAAGCTATTAATTGTTTTCTGCAGCTCATAACAACATTGTCATACAGTCTGCTACCTAAAATAGTGACTATTTTACCAGACTAAGGTTCACAGTCTTCGGTTCAATGTTATATTTGTAAagcatattacatttatatattttatgtaacttctatatatcatatataaaaatttaattcagtATATAAATTGAATACATTTGGGTCTCTTTAaccttttccattgtttcttaaTCCTGTACTCAcattggatatttttttttaaccaggtgGGCTTCATAGACTATATCGTTCATCCTCTATGGGAGACGTGGGCAGACCTGGTCCATCCTGACGCCCAGGACATTTTGGACACTTTGGAGGACAATCGCGAGTGGTACCAGAGCACAATTCCTCAGAGCCCCTCCCCAGCGCCCGATGAccaggaggagggcaggcagggtCAGACAGAGAAGTTCCAGTTCGAACTGACTTTAGAGGAAGACGGCGAGTCAGACACCGAGAAGGACAGTGGAAGTCAAGTTGAGGAAGACACTAGCTGCAGCGACTCCAAGACGCTGTGCACTCAGGACTCGGAGTCCACCGAGATCCCCCTGGACGAGCAGGGGGAAGAGGAGGCCGTGGCGGACGACGAGGAGAGCCAGCCCGAGGCCTGTGTCATCGGGGACCCCTCCCCAGACACGTAACAGGGCCCAGACTTCCATcccttttgtttgtgttttttgtttttttaagtagaaacGTTGTTTCCAAAGTGCATGTCACATGCCACAACCACGGTCACACCTCACTGTCATCTGCCAGGATGTTTGTGGAACAAAACTGACCTTGACGACTCAGTCTGGCGCTCAGGAATATTGTCACCAGTTTTTTCACCTCCATGTCATCAGAACGAGAGGGACATCTTCATGGACAGCATTGTCACAGGTCTGCGGCTCCATCAAGCTGAAGAAGCCGAGAAAAATCAACTCTTAAGTGTTTTCTAGGGAGTGTGGCTCATTGGGCAGCCCCAAGTTAAGATgatttggggttttcttttctttttatttgtttgcaaTATTTTCAGCAGAAAGAAGGCATTATTACATGGATGCAGTGAACAGATGGGTGAAGCAACGAATGGGTCAGGAACAGGACATAGTGTGAAGCTGTTACCAGGAAAAAGATGAGCCACAGAAATTGcataattttctaatttcaagTCTTCCTGATACCTGACTGAATAGTGTGGTTCGGTGAGCTGCACTGACCTCTACATTTTGTATGATATGTAAAACAGATTTTTTGTAGAgcttacttttattattaaatgtattgaggtattatatttaaaaaactacattCAGAACTTCATCTGCCActggttatttttttctaaggagTAACTTGCAAGTTTTCAGTACAAATCTGTGCTACACTGGATAAACCTAATTTACAAATTTTACTTGCACCTTAGACTTCATAGCAATTAACTGATTTGTAGTGACCCATTGTTTTATATACCAATgacttccatattttaaaaacaaaaattgacttTATGTTGCAGGAAACCctttttgtaggtcttcatttaCTGGCTTTTCATTTTGGTCTATTCAGACACGCAGAGTTGCTCCCCACTGACATTTTTCTTCACCGTGTGCAAAGTGAACACGTGTTCCATAATACTCTGATGTGTGTTCTGTCTAATGTATCTCAAGCCTCGTGGACACTCAGTCATCAGTTGGTATTATCTGAAGCAAGTGGGAGATATATAAATACCCAGTAGCTAAAATGGTCAGTCTTTTTTAGATATTTTCCCACTTAGTGTCTTCTGATAACTTTTTGCTGTGGTGGTAGACCCTCATTTCACAAATGCATGTCTTTGTAATAACCCACACATTTCatgctcatttttattattttcacagtCAGTTATAGTAAGAAAACCTTTTTCCCCTTGTGCTGCTTCATTATTCAGTGTGTGTTTGAACCTCTGTCCACATTTACTACGTGGGGTCTTATCAAATATATCACCACCATTCTGATGGATGCAAAGAACAGGTAGTCAAGTTAGAGTTAGCATTCTTTTCTGCCGTGAGGTCGTATATAATGACTAGCTTTTACTTTTGATTTACAAAGAAAAGTTAATGGCTAGGTAGgtaatttttaacaatattagtAGAATATATTAATGAACACCAGTACAATGAATGCTCTTTTGTTTCTATGATTTCACCATGGGATTAAGAACTGTATGAGGAATATTCCTGAGAAGTGATTTTAAGTGTAGCAATGCCTCTTCCTTAAAGGACAGCCACATAACACATAATAGCATTTCTTGCTTTATCAGTTATCATTGATCCAGAAGTACATCTAGTGGAGGAGAACTTTAAATACGCTGATAAAAAGAAGTTGATGGTGCCCCTAGCACCAGAGATTTGGTGGTGTGATGCCGTTTTAAATGACTCAGTTGGGTAAGAAGATTCTGACTAAATCAAACAGTAGAGATCACTCTTGGCTGAATTTAGCATCAAGAATTGTATTGCAATTTTAGAGATTGATTCCCAGTATTTACCTTTAATTGGCGTCTTGGGGCATTTATTTAGTCTGGACTTTCTTCCCATTTCAgctcttaaaaaatgtttaccttCTCTGTGAAGAGCTTGGAGCCCAAATAATCATTTTTCACAGTGATATCCAAGAACTCAAGTAGAGACTAAAGGAATATCTGACCAAACAGAAAATAGAACAGTAAATGGAATTGTAATCctgaaaaatgtttatattgGGGATGTCTCAATCACTAAATCATCAGCCAGGGAAATGACCCAAGCTGAAGATACTATTTTAATCCCCTGAGAGCCACTGTTGGTTAGAAACATTGATAGAAAAATTAGGTAGCTGTGAACTTCGACATAGAGCTCAAGACAGGAATTGACCAATTAATTATCAGATTCCCCTGTAAAATTCAGACAGTAATCTTTCAAATAAAGTCTTATGTTTGGCAAGTGGTTTCACAAGAACAATTGGAAActtgtttccattttaattttgttcctgATGGAGGTCtagaagaaaaggcaaagaatctAAGGTTTATTCCTTTCTCCCAAATACTCTCAATCCCTCCCTTTCCTCATGCTTGCTATTTCCCCCACAGAGTGCCTAGAacttaagaatgaaaaaaaaattaaaacagcaatatGTCACAAATCCGGACCTGAAAAGGTATATAACAGCACTAAAAAAGGGagacttcttttatttcttcaatttgtttgttttaatggtcACATGTGTGAAGATACCCAATGATGAACAAtcaaattttaggaaaaaatgtcCAAAAGACAGGGACTAGTGCACTGTACAGTCTgcttctcctctcccttctctcttctctgctctcGCCGAAGTGTGCTTCAGAATTATACGCTGCTTTAAAAAGAATACCCTTTTATCAGTGGCTTTACATTTCCTAAAATGTTGTAAGAAAATACAGTATCTGGGTACTGTATGGGGAAGAAAATGTCTAAGTTTGCATAAAACCAGTACATTTCAGCTTGCAAGTTACTAAACATAATaatgctgttttaattttcttttctgtcactTAAAATTCACAAGAAAATAATGTAGATAGAACAAATTgtagacaaggaaaaaaaaaacttgaatgaagTGGATTTTACCGAAAGCTTTATGATGCTTTTtgaatgcattatttatttttttgtgccaTGCATTTTTTTCTCACCAAATGACCTTACCTGTAATACAG
Proteins encoded in this region:
- the PDE4D gene encoding cAMP-specific 3',5'-cyclic phosphodiesterase 4D isoform X6, whose protein sequence is MSLPTSCEYLTLGKMARFRSPAYVHGSPYATNKPIDIKPQRRRFDVDNGTSSGRSPLDPMTSPGSGLILQANFVHSQRRESFLYRSDSDYDLSPKSMSRNSSIASDIHGDDLIVTPFAQVLASLRTVRNNFAALTNLQDRAPSKRSPMCNQPSINKATLTEEAYQKLASETLEELDWCLDQLETLQTRHSVSEMASNKFKRMLNRELTHLSEMSRSGNQVSEYISNTFLDKQHEVEIPSPTQKEKEKKKRPMSQISGVKKLMHSSSLTNSSIPRFGVKTEQEDVLAKELEDVNKWGLHVFRIAELSGNRPLTVIMHTIFQERDLLKTFKIPVDTLITYLMTLEDHYHADVAYHNNIHAADVVQSTHVLLSTPALEAVFTDLEILAAIFASAIHDVDHPGVSNQFLINTNSELALMYNDSSVLENHHLAVGFKLLQEENCDIFQNLTKKQRQSLRKMVIDIVLATDMSKHMNLLADLKTMVETKKVTSSGVLLLDNYSDRIQVLQNMVHCADLSNPTKPLQLYRQWTDRIMEEFFRQGDRERERGMEISPMCDKHNASVEKSQVGFIDYIVHPLWETWADLVHPDAQDILDTLEDNREWYQSTIPQSPSPAPDDQEEGRQGQTEKFQFELTLEEDGESDTEKDSGSQVEEDTSCSDSKTLCTQDSESTEIPLDEQGEEEAVADDEESQPEACVIGDPSPDT
- the PDE4D gene encoding cAMP-specific 3',5'-cyclic phosphodiesterase 4D isoform X4; its protein translation is MAQQTTSPDTLTVPEVDNPHCPNPWLNEDLVKSLRENLLQHEKSKTSRKSVSPKLSPVISPRNSPRLLRRMLLSSNIPKQRRFTVAHTCFDVDNGTSSGRSPLDPMTSPGSGLILQANFVHSQRRESFLYRSDSDYDLSPKSMSRNSSIASDIHGDDLIVTPFAQVLASLRTVRNNFAALTNLQDRAPSKRSPMCNQPSINKATLTEEAYQKLASETLEELDWCLDQLETLQTRHSVSEMASNKFKRMLNRELTHLSEMSRSGNQVSEYISNTFLDKQHEVEIPSPTQKEKEKKKRPMSQISGVKKLMHSSSLTNSSIPRFGVKTEQEDVLAKELEDVNKWGLHVFRIAELSGNRPLTVIMHTIFQERDLLKTFKIPVDTLITYLMTLEDHYHADVAYHNNIHAADVVQSTHVLLSTPALEAVFTDLEILAAIFASAIHDVDHPGVSNQFLINTNSELALMYNDSSVLENHHLAVGFKLLQEENCDIFQNLTKKQRQSLRKMVIDIVLATDMSKHMNLLADLKTMVETKKVTSSGVLLLDNYSDRIQVLQNMVHCADLSNPTKPLQLYRQWTDRIMEEFFRQGDRERERGMEISPMCDKHNASVEKSQVGFIDYIVHPLWETWADLVHPDAQDILDTLEDNREWYQSTIPQSPSPAPDDQEEGRQGQTEKFQFELTLEEDGESDTEKDSGSQVEEDTSCSDSKTLCTQDSESTEIPLDEQGEEEAVADDEESQPEACVIGDPSPDT